The Streptomyces sp. NBC_00162 genome window below encodes:
- the pgi gene encoding glucose-6-phosphate isomerase, whose product MNADSRTKLNRMPEWLALGKHREEFGQTHLRELFEENPGRGAGYTLRVGDLHIDYSKHLVTDETLTLLRELAAAAGVAELREAMFRGEKINTTEDRAVLHTALRAPEDAVVEVDGENVVPAVHAVLDKMADFAGRVRSGEWTGFTGQRIRNVVNIGIGGSDLGPAMAYDALRAFTDRGLTVRFVSNVDGADLHEAVRDLDPAETLFIIASKTFTTIETITNATSAREWLLAGLGGDQAAVARHFVALSTNAEKVTDFGIDPANMFEFWDWVGGRYSFDSAIGLSLMTAIGPDAFREMLGGFHAMDRHFRTAPPEENAPLLLGLLGIWYGAFFDAQSHAVLPYSHYLSRFTAYLQQLDMESNGKSVDRDGNPVEWQTGPVVWGTPGTNGQHAYYQLIHQGTKVIPADFIGFARPVAELEPSLAAQHDLLMANFFAQTQALAFGKTAQEVRAEGAAESLVPHKTFQGNHPTTTILATELTPAVLGQLIALYEHKVFVQGAVWNIDSFDQWGVELGKVLAKRIEPALTQGADVPGLDASTKALVAAYRELRGRG is encoded by the coding sequence ATGAACGCAGACAGCCGTACGAAGCTCAACCGGATGCCGGAGTGGCTGGCACTCGGCAAGCACCGGGAGGAGTTCGGGCAGACGCATCTGCGGGAGCTGTTCGAGGAGAATCCGGGCCGCGGCGCCGGCTACACCCTGCGGGTCGGCGACCTGCACATCGACTACTCGAAGCACCTCGTGACCGACGAGACGCTGACCCTGCTGCGCGAACTCGCGGCGGCGGCGGGCGTGGCCGAGCTGCGCGAGGCGATGTTCCGCGGCGAGAAGATCAACACGACCGAGGACCGGGCGGTCCTGCACACCGCCCTGCGCGCGCCCGAAGACGCTGTCGTCGAGGTCGACGGAGAGAACGTCGTCCCCGCGGTGCACGCCGTCCTCGACAAGATGGCGGACTTCGCCGGCCGGGTCAGGTCGGGGGAGTGGACCGGCTTCACCGGACAGCGCATCAGGAACGTCGTCAACATCGGCATCGGCGGCTCCGACCTGGGTCCCGCGATGGCCTACGACGCCCTGCGGGCCTTCACCGACCGCGGTCTGACGGTGCGCTTCGTGTCCAACGTGGACGGCGCGGACCTGCACGAGGCCGTGCGCGACCTGGACCCGGCCGAGACGCTGTTCATCATCGCCTCCAAGACCTTCACCACCATCGAGACCATCACCAACGCCACTTCGGCGCGCGAGTGGCTGCTCGCGGGCCTGGGCGGTGACCAGGCGGCCGTCGCACGGCACTTCGTGGCGCTGTCGACCAACGCCGAGAAGGTCACGGACTTCGGCATCGATCCGGCCAACATGTTCGAGTTCTGGGACTGGGTCGGCGGCCGCTACTCCTTCGACTCCGCCATCGGGCTCTCGCTGATGACCGCGATCGGCCCGGACGCCTTCCGGGAGATGCTCGGCGGCTTCCACGCCATGGACCGGCACTTCCGCACCGCGCCGCCGGAGGAGAACGCCCCACTGCTGCTCGGGCTGTTGGGCATCTGGTACGGCGCCTTCTTCGACGCGCAGTCGCACGCGGTGCTCCCGTACAGCCACTACCTCTCCCGCTTCACCGCCTACTTGCAGCAGCTGGACATGGAGTCCAACGGCAAGTCGGTGGACCGCGACGGCAATCCGGTGGAGTGGCAGACGGGTCCGGTGGTGTGGGGCACGCCCGGCACCAACGGGCAGCACGCGTACTACCAGCTGATCCACCAGGGGACGAAGGTGATCCCCGCGGACTTCATCGGCTTCGCGCGCCCGGTGGCGGAGCTGGAGCCCTCGCTCGCGGCCCAGCACGACCTGCTGATGGCGAACTTCTTCGCGCAGACCCAGGCGCTGGCCTTCGGCAAGACGGCGCAGGAGGTACGGGCGGAGGGCGCCGCCGAATCGCTGGTCCCGCACAAGACCTTCCAGGGGAACCACCCGACGACCACCATCCTGGCCACCGAGCTCACCCCGGCGGTGCTGGGACAGCTGATCGCCCTGTACGAGCACAAGGTGTTCGTACAGGGCGCGGTGTGGAACATCGACTCCTTCGACCAGTGGGGCGTGGAGCTCGGCAAGGTCCTCGCGAAGCGGATCGAGCCCGCGCTGACGCAGGGCGCGGACGTACCGGGCCTGGACGCCTCGACCAAGGCCCTGGTGGCCGCCTACCGCGAGCTGCGCGGGCGCGGCTGA
- the pgl gene encoding 6-phosphogluconolactonase: MTTPQVVVHRDKELMAQATAARLITKIVDAQTARGTASVVLTGGRNGNGLLAALATAPARDAVDWSRLDLWWGDERYVPADDPERNHTQAREALLDSVPVDPARVHVMPASDGPYGPDVDAAAASYAAELAEAAGPEDHGPVPTFDVLMLGVGPDTHVASLFPEHPATRETERTVVGVHGAPKPPPTRISLTLPAIRAAREVWLLAAGEDKARAVSIALGGAGGVQAPAAAAYGRSRTLWLLDRAAAAHLPSGMYPPAS, translated from the coding sequence ATGACGACTCCCCAGGTCGTCGTCCACCGGGACAAGGAGCTGATGGCCCAGGCCACGGCGGCCCGGCTCATCACGAAGATCGTGGACGCGCAGACGGCCCGCGGCACGGCGTCCGTGGTCCTCACCGGCGGCCGCAACGGCAACGGCCTGCTCGCGGCGCTGGCCACCGCCCCGGCCCGGGACGCGGTCGACTGGTCCCGGCTGGACCTGTGGTGGGGCGACGAGCGCTATGTCCCCGCCGACGACCCCGAGCGAAACCACACCCAGGCCCGCGAGGCGCTGCTGGACTCCGTCCCGGTGGATCCCGCCCGCGTGCACGTCATGCCGGCCTCGGACGGCCCGTACGGGCCCGACGTGGACGCGGCGGCGGCCTCGTACGCGGCCGAGCTGGCGGAGGCGGCCGGTCCCGAGGACCACGGCCCGGTCCCCACCTTCGACGTGCTGATGCTGGGCGTGGGCCCGGACACCCACGTGGCCTCGCTGTTCCCGGAGCACCCGGCGACCCGCGAGACCGAGCGCACGGTGGTCGGCGTCCACGGAGCCCCGAAGCCCCCGCCCACCCGCATCTCGCTCACCCTCCCGGCGATCCGGGCGGCCCGCGAGGTCTGGCTGCTGGCGGCGGGCGAGGACAAGGCCCGCGCGGTGTCCATCGCCCTCGGCGGCGCCGGCGGGGTCCAGGCCCCGGCGGCGGCGGCCTACGGCCGTTCCCGCACCCTGTGGCTCCTGGACCGCGCGGCGGCCGCGCACCTCCCGTCCGGGATGTACCCGCCGGCCTCGTGA
- the opcA gene encoding glucose-6-phosphate dehydrogenase assembly protein OpcA, with amino-acid sequence MKIDLTETNSSKINAALVKARRDIGTPAIGMVLTLVIVTDEENAYDALKSANDASHEHPSRIVVVIKRVSRSPRSRRDARLDAEVRVGADSGTGETVVLRLHGELVDHAQSVVLPLLLPDAPVVVWWPENAPTDLAGDPLGALGQRRITDTYSCEDPTEALGSRAAAYAPGDTDLSWTRITPWRSMLAAALDQQTLSVASATVEGESENPSCELLAMWLADRLKVPVRRTPSAGPGLTAVRLETKDGTIVLDRADGALATLCMPGQPDRAVALKRRDTAELLAEELRRLDPDNTYEASLKFGVAKLAPESAAPAPAPAEEAPAPAEEAPAPAPKPAAKPSKKAAAK; translated from the coding sequence ATGAAGATCGACCTCACGGAGACCAACTCCAGCAAGATCAACGCCGCACTGGTCAAGGCGCGCCGGGACATCGGCACGCCGGCCATCGGCATGGTCCTCACGCTGGTGATCGTGACCGACGAGGAGAACGCGTACGACGCGCTCAAGTCGGCGAACGACGCGTCCCACGAACACCCCTCGCGGATCGTCGTCGTCATCAAGCGGGTCAGCCGCTCGCCGCGCAGCCGCCGCGATGCCCGTCTCGACGCGGAAGTCCGCGTCGGGGCGGACTCCGGCACCGGCGAGACGGTCGTGCTCCGCCTTCACGGCGAACTGGTCGACCACGCCCAGTCGGTGGTTCTCCCGTTGCTCCTGCCGGACGCCCCGGTGGTCGTCTGGTGGCCCGAGAATGCTCCGACGGACCTGGCGGGCGACCCGCTCGGTGCGCTGGGGCAGCGCCGGATCACGGACACGTACTCCTGCGAGGACCCGACCGAGGCGCTCGGCAGCCGGGCCGCCGCTTACGCGCCCGGGGACACGGACCTTTCGTGGACCCGGATCACCCCGTGGCGCTCGATGCTGGCGGCCGCGCTGGACCAGCAGACCCTGTCGGTCGCCTCGGCGACCGTCGAGGGCGAGTCGGAGAACCCGAGCTGCGAGCTGCTGGCCATGTGGCTGGCGGACCGGCTCAAGGTTCCCGTCCGGCGCACGCCGTCGGCGGGTCCGGGCCTGACGGCCGTACGCCTGGAGACCAAGGACGGCACGATCGTCCTGGACCGGGCGGACGGGGCGCTGGCCACGCTGTGCATGCCGGGGCAGCCCGACCGTGCGGTGGCGCTCAAGCGCCGGGACACGGCCGAGCTCCTGGCGGAGGAACTCCGCCGCCTGGACCCGGACAACACCTACGAGGCCTCGCTGAAGTTCGGCGTGGCCAAACTGGCCCCCGAGTCCGCGGCCCCGGCCCCGGCCCCGGCCGAGGAGGCCCCGGCCCCGGCCGAGGAGGCCCCGGCCCCGGCCCCGAAGCCGGCGGCCAAGCCGTCCAAGAAGGCCGCGGCGAAGTAG
- the zwf gene encoding glucose-6-phosphate dehydrogenase: protein MSVNGANPLRDAQDRRLPRIAGPSGLVIFGVTGDLSRKKLMPAVYDLANRGLLPPGFSLIGFARREWEHEDFAQEVYEAVKEHSRTPFREEVWQQLVQGCRFVQGDFDDDAAFETLKATIDELDKAQGTGGNFAFYLSVPPKFFPKVVQQLKDHGLAQKEGSWRRAVIEKPFGHDLKSAEELNKVVHEVFPRDEVFRIDHYLGKETVQNILALRFANTMFEPIWNRSYVDHVQITMAEDIGIGGRAGYYDGIGAARDVIQNHLLQLLALTAMEEPGTFHPKALVAEKLKVLTAVELPEDLGKHTVRGQYSAAWQGGEKVVGYLEEDGIDPKSKTDTYAAIRLEINNRRWAGVPFYLRTGKRLGRRVTEIAVVFKRAPYLPFESGATEELGQNALVIRVQPDEGVTVRFGSKVPGTSMEVRDVTMDFAYGESFTESSPEAYERLILDVLLGDANLFPRHQEVELSWNILDPIEEYWDKHGKPAQYPAGTWGPVEADEMLARDGRSWRRP from the coding sequence TTGTCTGTAAACGGAGCGAACCCGCTTCGTGACGCACAGGACCGGCGGCTCCCGCGTATCGCGGGGCCGTCCGGCCTGGTCATTTTCGGCGTTACGGGTGACCTGTCGCGCAAGAAGCTGATGCCTGCCGTCTACGACCTGGCCAACCGCGGCCTGCTCCCGCCGGGCTTCTCACTGATCGGCTTCGCCCGCCGGGAGTGGGAGCACGAGGACTTCGCCCAGGAGGTGTACGAGGCCGTCAAGGAGCACTCGCGCACGCCGTTCCGGGAGGAGGTCTGGCAGCAGCTGGTGCAGGGCTGCCGGTTCGTGCAGGGCGACTTCGACGACGACGCGGCCTTCGAGACCCTGAAGGCGACGATCGACGAGCTCGACAAGGCGCAGGGTACGGGCGGCAACTTCGCCTTCTACCTGTCGGTCCCGCCGAAGTTCTTCCCCAAGGTGGTCCAGCAGCTCAAGGACCACGGTCTGGCGCAGAAGGAAGGCTCCTGGCGGCGCGCCGTCATCGAGAAGCCCTTCGGTCACGACCTGAAGAGCGCCGAGGAGCTCAACAAGGTCGTTCACGAGGTCTTCCCCCGTGACGAGGTCTTCCGGATCGACCACTACCTCGGCAAGGAGACCGTCCAGAACATCCTGGCGCTCCGCTTCGCCAACACCATGTTCGAGCCGATCTGGAACCGGTCGTACGTCGACCACGTCCAGATCACCATGGCCGAGGACATCGGCATCGGCGGCCGGGCCGGTTACTACGACGGCATCGGCGCGGCCCGTGACGTCATCCAGAACCACCTGCTCCAGCTGCTCGCGCTGACCGCGATGGAGGAGCCCGGCACCTTCCACCCCAAGGCGCTGGTGGCCGAGAAGCTCAAGGTGCTGACCGCCGTGGAGCTGCCCGAGGACCTGGGCAAGCACACCGTGCGCGGCCAGTACTCGGCGGCGTGGCAGGGCGGCGAGAAGGTCGTCGGGTACCTCGAAGAGGACGGCATCGACCCCAAGTCGAAGACCGACACCTACGCGGCCATCCGGCTGGAGATCAACAACCGCCGCTGGGCGGGCGTCCCGTTCTACCTGCGGACCGGCAAGCGCCTGGGCCGCCGGGTGACCGAGATCGCGGTGGTCTTCAAGCGGGCCCCGTACCTGCCGTTCGAATCGGGCGCGACCGAGGAGCTGGGGCAGAACGCCCTGGTCATCCGGGTCCAGCCGGACGAGGGCGTCACGGTCCGCTTCGGCTCCAAGGTTCCGGGCACCTCCATGGAGGTCCGGGACGTCACGATGGACTTCGCCTACGGCGAGTCCTTCACGGAGTCGAGCCCCGAGGCGTACGAGCGGCTGATCCTCGACGTGCTCCTCGGCGACGCGAACCTCTTCCCGCGTCACCAGGAGGTCGAACTGTCCTGGAACATCCTCGACCCGATCGAGGAGTACTGGGACAAGCACGGCAAGCCCGCGCAGTACCCGGCGGGCACCTGGGGTCCGGTCGAGGCGGACGAGATGCTCGCACGAGACGGACGGAGCTGGCGCCGGCCATGA
- the tal gene encoding transaldolase — protein MTDALKRLSDEGVAIWLDDLSRKRITSGNLAELIDESHVVGVTTNPAIFQKAISGGEGYEQQLTDLATRKVTVEEALRMITTADVRDAADILRPVYDRTDGQDGRVSIEVDPRLAHNTPATIAEAKQLAWLVDRPNTLIKIPATKAGLPAITEVIGKGISVNVTLIFSLERYREVMDAYLAGLEKAKAAGLDLSLIHSVASFFVSRVDSEIDKRLDAVGTDEAKALKGKAALANARLAYEAYEDVFSSDRWAALERVGANKQRPLWASTGVKDPAYKDTLYVDDLVAPNTVNTMPEATLEAAADHGQITGDTVRGTYEQARAELDAVAKLGISYDDVVQLLEDEGVEKFAVSWNDLLKSTEAELDRLAPTEA, from the coding sequence ATGACAGACGCACTCAAGCGCCTCTCCGACGAGGGCGTGGCGATCTGGCTGGACGACCTGTCCCGCAAGCGCATCACGTCCGGCAACCTGGCCGAGCTCATCGACGAGTCGCACGTGGTCGGCGTCACCACCAACCCGGCGATCTTCCAGAAGGCCATCAGCGGCGGCGAGGGCTACGAGCAGCAGCTCACCGACCTCGCGACCCGCAAGGTGACCGTGGAGGAGGCGCTGCGCATGATCACGACGGCGGACGTCCGTGACGCCGCCGACATCCTGCGCCCGGTCTACGACCGCACCGACGGCCAGGACGGCCGCGTGTCGATCGAGGTCGACCCGCGCCTGGCGCACAACACCCCGGCGACCATCGCCGAGGCCAAGCAGCTCGCCTGGCTGGTGGACCGCCCGAACACGCTGATCAAGATCCCGGCGACCAAGGCCGGCCTGCCGGCGATCACCGAGGTCATCGGCAAGGGCATCAGCGTCAACGTCACGCTGATCTTCTCGCTGGAGCGCTACCGCGAGGTCATGGACGCGTACCTGGCGGGTCTGGAGAAGGCCAAGGCCGCCGGCCTGGACCTGTCCCTGATCCACTCGGTCGCCTCCTTCTTCGTGTCCCGCGTGGACAGCGAGATCGACAAGCGCCTGGACGCCGTCGGCACCGACGAGGCCAAGGCCCTCAAGGGCAAGGCGGCGCTCGCCAACGCCCGTCTGGCCTACGAGGCGTACGAGGATGTCTTCTCCTCGGACCGCTGGGCCGCCCTGGAGCGCGTCGGCGCCAACAAGCAGCGTCCGCTGTGGGCCTCGACGGGCGTCAAGGACCCGGCGTACAAGGACACCCTGTACGTGGACGACCTGGTCGCCCCGAACACGGTGAACACCATGCCGGAGGCCACCCTGGAGGCCGCGGCCGACCACGGGCAGATCACGGGTGACACCGTGCGCGGCACCTACGAGCAGGCGCGCGCCGAGCTCGACGCGGTCGCGAAGCTGGGCATCTCGTACGACGATGTGGTGCAGCTGCTGGAAGACGAGGGCGTCGAGAAGTTCGCGGTGTCCTGGAACGACCTGCTGAAGTCGACCGAGGCGGAGCTTGATCGCCTCGCCCCCACGGAGGCCTGA